The following DNA comes from Brassica oleracea var. oleracea cultivar TO1000 chromosome C5, BOL, whole genome shotgun sequence.
GGAAGCTCAGCCTGTCTATCAAGAAGCATCTTGTCACTTCTTTGCCTCACTAGAAGCAGAATTTCACTGTGGAGACTACGACGAGATGGATGGATGGGGATTCATCAGATTCAAAATAAAGGGCAAGGCTTATAGGATGACCTTTCTTGAGATAGCTGACGCAATGAAGTTTGAGGACAATGTTCACAGTCACCTACCTAAGTCCAGTTGGAAAATCCCTGAGCATGTATGGCTTCTTATCGCTGGGAAAGAGGTCCACCATCCAGCTTATAACAAGAACACAGCCATCAGGAATCCTGTGATCCGATATGTGCATCGCATTCTGGGTAATACTCTCTACGCCCGCAGGGAATCAAGCAATGTTTTAGAGGATGAGTTAACACTCATTGGACGTGGAATCATTCCCCTCAAAGAAGTTGGGCTTAGGGAAATTACTAAACGCGCAGAGAATCCTTTTAAACATTTTGGGATGGTTGGACTCTTTGTAAGAAGACTTGTGTACTATCAAGGGTGGGCTTGGACCAATGTTGATAAGACTCCACAGTTCTTCTTTGGTGGATTAATCACACCTCTACTGATTGCCAAAGGAGTAACCCTTGGAAATGATGCTCTAGGACCACATTTCATGGATGGACCTTACATGAAAAGGACTCTGTATCTTTCAGGGATGTATGAAGGAAAACATGTCTACTCCTTCACCCACACCACTGGCCCTGCGGAACTAGTCCTACCAAGCCCGCAAATTGCTATGACCACGGCCAAGATCAGTCTCCTTTTCCGGGTTCCACTAGACCTCCTACTCGGTCCACATGGCCCACTTGATCCGGTGATTGACAGAAGGAAGAGGGGAACAAAGAGATCTTCTGCTGCTGCATCTGGTCCTGCCTCAACATCAACTTCTCATGCTCCCCCACGTGAAGCTAGTGAGAAAACAATTTTTGGACCTGCTCGTTACTACTTCCAGCCGCATACAAGTGCTCTACAGAAAGGTCCCTTGCGAGATGCACATGAGTATATTGGGAAAATTCAGCGCTGGAACAAATCTCAAGATAGGACGATATACAAGCTTAAGACCAAGTATAAAGAGCTGAAAAAGACAGTGAAGAAGCAGGTTGAAGCCTCAGCAGAATTTATGAAGAAAGTTGCTGATACCTTGGTCAAAGGAGGAGTAGCAGGTTGTAACTCCAAGGACTTGGTAACAGCCGAAACCTCTGTCCCTCAACCCCGCCGACGCTCCTATCATGAAACCGACAACCCCACCTTAGCCTTGGGACCGTGTCTCTCGGAGCATCAGCGTCGTCGCTTACGAAACCCTTCCCCTCCCCAATCCCTATCAGGAAATGAATCCCCATCTCTTAACACCTCTGACGACGAAGATTATGGGGAGATTGGTACTAAGAGAATTGAAGAAGAAGGAGATGAAGACGTCGACGAAGGCGATGAGGACGTTGGGGAAGGCGATGCAGATGAAGGTGATAGCGAGTGGAAGGATGATGAGGCTGCTGCCTCAAATTCATAGAGAAGTACTCCACACCTTTTTCATTGTATATACCAGTTTTTTCTTTGCATTTATTTCCCTTTTCGGTATCTCCTTCAACTTCCTAACACAGAGACTGTGTGAACTAAGTTTGGGGGAGGTACCAAGTATTTGATCATGTTTTTTTTTGATGATTTAAGTCTCATGCATTGCATTGTACATACATATATGCATAAAAGAAATTTTTTTTTTTGAAAAATATGAAAAACACAAAAAGAAACATGTAGTTGCATCACTTGCACTTTTAGGATTGAGTCTAAAGCATATAGTTTGCATTCACTTGCATTGGGAACAATGATTTAAAATGTCTTGTAAAGAACTCTTGTCTAGAACCCAAAATGACACCCTAGTTAAACATATCAAGTAGCTTAAGCATCTCTTGAAAGCCTTGCACGCTTCGAGCCTTGAAAACTCTTCTTGAAACTTGTTTGCTTGCTTGATATTGGCATTGTTCTTAAGATCAACTTCAATCTGAACTTGGCTTAAATGAACTTAATCTCTCTTGCATATGGGCATTTGCATACTTGATCATGGATCTCATACACATTTGGGTTATCGTATTCCTTTATATACCAATCTTTGTTAACCCAAATGGCACTCCATACCCTACAACCCTAGCCATTTCTTTTAGACCAAACAATGAATTGCATGAGTGAGGCCTCTTTTGATAGCTTGTCATGTGCAAAATCTTGAGAGTATTGGAGGCGACATAGGTTTATTCTCATCTCTTGCTAACACAAAGAGTTAGCATTTGGGGATGGTGAGAGGGGTTTATGTCAATATCTTGGGTTTGGAGAATGAGAAAGATGAGAGAGATGAGCAAAAGGGTATCAATAGTAAAGGAAACTCTAGGGACAAAAAGAAAGTATGAAGCTTTAGATTATGCAACAAATAACCTTCCCCCTTATAAAAAAAAGAGAAAGAAAAGGAAAAGAATCAAAGAAAAGTTGGGGAAGGAAATGAAAAAGAGTTAGAGCTTGTAAAAAGTGAATAAAAGTCCCTAGTTAGCTGAGTCCAAAGAAAAAGAGAGTTGTCCATTGGGTGAGTGATGTGAGGAGTTTACTTTGCTTTTGAGATGATGATAAAAGGGTGGAACTTGTTGTCACTTATAAAAGGGGTATAATGATGAGGATGGATCTATGTATGCATGAGTTGCTTCTAATCTTAGATAAATTTTGCATAATGATCAAGCTCCTTGTTTCGAGTGATAACCACCTGTAAATGAAAACATTTGAACTCCTCTCTTCATTCATATTAGACCATGCTTAACTAGCCAAATGATTGAGATCATGTGTCCATTTGTGAGAATTCACCTTGTGTGTGTNNNNNNNNNNNNNNNNNNNNNNNNNNNNNNNNNNNNNNNNNNNNNNNNNNNNNNNNNNNNNNNNNNNNNNNNNNNNNNNNNNNNNNNNNNNNNNNNNNNNNNNNNNNNNNNNNNNNNNNNNNNNNNNNNNNNNNNNNNNNNNNNNNNNNNNNNNNNNNNNNNNNNNNNNNNNNNNNNNNNNNNNNNNNNNNNNNNNNNNNNNNNNNNNNNNNNNNNNNNNNNNNNNNNNNNNNNNNNNNNNNNNNNNNNNNNNNNNNNNNNNNNNNNNNNNNNNNNNNNNNNNNNNNNNNNNNNNNNNNNNNNNNNNNNNNNNNNNNNNNNNNNNNNNNNNNNNNNNNNNNNNNNNNNNNNNNNNNNNNNNNNNNNNNNNNNNNNNNNNNNNNNNNNNNNNNNNNNNNNNNNNNNNNNNNNNNNNNNNNNNNNNNNNNNNNNNNNNNNNNNNNNNNNNNNNNNNNNNNNNNNNNNNNNNNNNNNNNNNNNNNNNNNNNNNNNNNNNNNNNNNNNNNNNNNNNNNNNNNNNNNNNNNNNNNNNNNNNNNNNNNNNNNNNNNNNNNNNNNNNNNNNNNNNNNNNNNNNNNNNNNNNNNNNNNNNNNNNNNNNNNNNNNNNNNNNNNNNNNNNNNNNNNNNNNNNNNNNNNNNNNNNNNNNNNNNNNNNNNNNNNNNNNNNNNNNNNNNNNNNNNNNNNNNNNNNNNNNNNNNNNNNNNNNNNNNNNNNNNNNNNNNNNNNNNNNNNNNNNNNNNNNNNNNNNNNNNNNNNNNNNNNNNNNNNNNNNNNNNNNNNNNNNNNNNNNNNNNNNNNNNNNNNNNNNNNNNNNNNNNNNNNNNNNNNNNNNNNNNNNNNNNNNNNNNNNNNNNNNNNNNNNNNNNNNNNNNNNNNNNNNNNNNNNNNNNNNNNNNNNNNNNNNNNNNNNNNNNNNNNNNNNNNNNNNNNNNNNNNNNNNNNNNNNNNNNNNNNNNNNNNNNNNNNNNNNNNNNNNNNNNNNNNNNNNNNNNNNNNNNNNNNNNNNNNNNNNNNNNNNNNNNNNNNNNNNNNNNNNNNNNNNNNNNNNNNNNNNNNNNNNNNNNNNNNNNNNNNNNNNNNNNNNNNNNNNNNNNNNNNNNNNNNNNNNNNNNNNNNNNNNNNNNNNNNNNNNNNNNNNNNNNNNNNNNNNNNNNNNNNNNNNNNNNNNNNNNNNNNNNNNNNNNNNNNNNNNNNNNNNNNNNNNNNNNNNNNNNNNNNNNNNNNNNNNNNNNNNNNNNNNNNNNNNNNNNNNNNNNNNNNNNNNNNNNNNNNNNNNNNNNNNNNNNNNNNNNNNNNNNNNNNNNNNNNNNNNNNNNNNNNNNNNNNNNNNNNNNNNNNNNNNNNNNNNNNNNNNNNNNNNNNNNNNNNNNNNNNNNNNNNNNNNNNNNNNNNNNNNNNNNNNNNNNNNNNNNNNNNNNNNNNNNNNNNNNNNNNNNNNNNNNNNNNNNNNNNNNNNNNNNNNNNNNNNNNNNNNNNNNNNNNNNNNNNNNNNNNNNNNNNNNNNNNNNNNNNNNNNNNNNNNNCCCCACCAGGGAGTCTTCTTCCTAAACCGTTGGCATCTCCCTTGTCGCTCTTAAAATCAGGGTAGGAGGCCTTCCACTGCCAAGAAAATATATGATCAAGAAAGCACATTCTCTCGCTCCTGAAATGTTGTGGATGGTCTTGGTACCGTTGCCTCAGTGAATTAATAAAAGCATCCATTTGCTGCATATAAAATAATACAAGTCAGAAGAATTACCAGACGACTTACGTATAAGAGTAAGAAAATAGCAGAAGATTTACATGGTCGGTCAGCCATTCTAAGGTGGTTCGGAGGACATGATAAATCCGACTTGGACATCTACGTGGTTTTTTTTCAGAGGCAGTTTATAAGAGCTGCAAACACAAAATGTAAATAATCAATCATTTTTTTCAAGAGCTGTTTTTATAGGACATTCCAGCAACTTACGGATCTTGTTCCAGCCATTCAGTGAGCTCCTTCGACTTCTTCTTGTCATAGGGTGCAAAAGGATCATAGCCTCGGCCAACCTTTTTGTTTGGAATGATCTGTTTGGCAGTGATGTTTCCCTTAAAAGGAGTTTGCTGTGTGGGAGCAAGTTTCCTTTCTCGCTCACTTTTTTCACGGAGATTCACCATAGCAGTCTCCTTCTTTGTCTGCCTTCTAGCTTCCTCCAAGAGTAAATCTGAAGCAGTGGATACTTGTTTGTCCAATATAAGAACGCTAGGTTCATCACTCGGTAAGTCGTCTGCAGGTTTCACAAGACAGAGCTCTGTCGAGGAACTCGGTTCTGTAGTAACACTATGTTCTTTGGCTTCATTCTGTCCTGCTTTCGCCCCATTCACACTTTCACTCTGCAATTTTGAATTCACAATGTGTTTATAAACTATTAACCAAAGATCAAATTCACACATGAAACAAAATCTATATTGCGAAGATCCAAGCACACATGTTCAGAATCAAAGCATACAATGGTTCATCAAAGCACACAAGAAACAAAGCACATTAGTTCTGACTCTTCCTAACACTTTGCCTAGTGACTCTCTTCTCTGCAATTTTGGGAGAAGTTTTGGTACTAACCCCGGGTTCGTGCACAGGTTTTGGTGGATTTGAAGTGGTTGTAAGTTGAAGATCATCAGATGAACTCCCTTTTTTGGTGATCATCTTCTCCACATCTCCCATCCTATCCCCCAACAACTTGATCTCCCTAAGTCACGTCCCAAAGCCATCACTAATGGCATCAGATATGTCCTTGAAGTCCCTTTCAATCTGCTCTTTCGTCATCCCAAAGCCATCACTACCCGCTGCAGGTGCCTCAGCAGAAACAGAAGACCCCTTTACGAGCTTTCTTCCGAGGTCTGCTACTTTCTTCCTTCACAACACTCTCTGACTTCACTGTAGTCGCTTCCGTCTTCACTGAACTCACTTCATTCTTCGCTGGACTTACTTCCATCTTCACAACCTTGTGAGTACCGGTGACTTTCCAGCAGTCCATGGTCCACTTCAATCCAGGATCATTAAACATGACTTTAATTATGGAAGACCCCTTTACGAGCTTTCTTCCGAGGTCTGCTACTTTCTTCCTTCACAACACTCTCTGACTTCACTGTAGTCGCTTCCGTCTTCACTGAACTCACTTCATTCTTCGCTGGACTTACTTCCATCTTCACAACCTTGTGAGTACCGGTGACTTTCCAGCAGTCCATGGTCCACTTCAATCCAGGATCATTAAACATGACTTTAATTATGTTATCCACGGCAGGGTCCTCTACTTATCCGTCCCATTGTGGAAACATTTCATCAAAGTCCTTCTGAACAAAGTTGTTCACGTTAATCTGCAGTAAATAAAAGATATAAAATTAGTTAAGTCGTCTGAGTTGTATTTTTGTTGGAAGACTTCTCAGACGACTTAAATTTAAGTCGTCTGGAAAGTCTTTCGACAAAAAGACTTCTCAGATGACTTAACTTTAAGTCGTCTGAGTGGTATTTTTGTTGGAAGACTTTCCAGACGACTTAAGTTAAGTCGTCTGAGAAGTCTTTTTGTTGGAAGACTTTCCAGACGACTTAAAGTTAAGTCGTCTGAGAAGTCTTAGGGAGTGAAGTTAAGTACCTGTCTATTGATAGCCGACTTAAAACATCTGCGTCGCCCTTGGCCACCCTTGTAAACCATCAACAGTGGAGACGGTCTGTCTGGTACATGAGACCCATAATTAGCACCCAATTCTGGCATAGCATAGTACGCCCACACCTGGATAACTTGTATAAATCCATCAACAGTGTAACCTATTTGCGTCAAGTCTTTTGCCTTCAGAGAATCCATTAGCACCTTAAACGCCACTCTCCCCCATGGATAATTCTCAATTTTTTCTAAATCCATCACTTGCCTTGCAAGACTAGCCCGTGTAGCGGTTGAGAACTTTTTCCCTTCAATGTATCCTGCGTAGATGGCAAAGTATCCCAGCCGCTTGCGATCATCCCGAGACCAATCATCGCATCTGTAAAATGCTTATGCTATATGTTCAATACTTGGCCCAGTATCGAGATTAACACACATATTCTCCCAGAAAGCAGCCATCTCCTTCGTAACCTCACACCTTGGATTTTCCAGGTCCTTGGTGTAATCGCAGTTCAGACCAGTGAGGTGTTCAAACTCTATCAGTGAAAACCTCACAGGTTGTGAAACGACAAGACTCTAGAGCTCAAACTTCTTCTTGATGTCCAGCTGGAAACAGAGAATAAAATGTACCATCCTTGAAGTCCAACCAAAGCCAAGCTCCTTGAACTTGATGAACACTCCCAACTTCGACGCCTTCAGATCCTCATATTCGTCAGCTGTGAGACAATCACATAGAGCTTTAAACAATTTCGTGTCATCAGAATGATACGAAATGCTCCTGATTGCAGCGAGCTCTTCTCCTATTGTAAACATCCTCGGCGGGAATTATGGTAAATCCATTTTAAGGCCTGCAAACAATCACAAACAACCATCACAAACACATAGGTAGCGCACTATTCTAAATACTATAGAAGACTTGCAGACGACTTCCAGGAAGTGAGAAGACTACTCGGACGACTTCCAGGAAGTGAGAAGACTACTTGGTTCCATTCCTGGAAGTCGTCCGAGTAGTCTTTCAGTAAAAGACTACAACAATCGTCACAACCGACCTCCTACAGATCTCAAAATCTTGTTGAGCATGCATATCTGAATAAATAGAAAAACCATCTTTTAAACAAAAGACGAATGACTTACAATTGGAGAAGATATTTTCGAAGAAGATATGGTCGGAGAAGATATGGTCGGAGAAGATGTGGTCCCAAGCGGTTACAGATCTGCAAATCGTAGGGAAAAGAAGAATCAAGACTACAATTTTTAGGGTTTTCCGGCGGCTAAACGCCTTAAGACATGAGAAATAACATACCGGCGGCGGAGTTTGGCAAACGAGATTTCAGATTTGAAAAAAGGAAGCGGATGGTCAGTTTAAACTACGAAAATACTCTACGGCATGAATGAGAAACGAGATTCGTCGTAATCGGAGAGATTACCGGCGAAGAGAACAGGGGAACACGATCACGGTAGGGTTTTCGTTTTATCGCCTTCGAAATCGCCCTTGGAGAGAAACGGTGCTAGGGTTTCGTAAAGTTGTGAAAAAGTCAAAAAATAGTTTTTATATGTTCGGTAAATGATCTGGTTAGGTTAAAACGTACATTGGTAAAATTAAAGGTTCGGTACGATGTGGACGACTGAAATATAAGTCGTCTGGGTAAAATTATTCACCAGACGACTGAAATATAAGTCATCCACACCCTAAACATAACTCCTAAACTTAATTATCTAATTAAACACTTCATAAAATCAAATCAAACTTGAAAAGTGTTTACTATACACATAAATAAACACATATAGGTGAAAATTAATTTTTGAAAAAAACATTTCAGCTTTCCAAAATCTAACCTTAAGAATACATACAATACTACAACATATGTTTGCTAAACCCCTAAACCAAAGAATATCATGATTCACTACTTCCACTCATTTATCTTGAAAACAAATCAATTTTATCATATCTTAATTTATATCACTTACTTCCACTCATTTATCTTGAAAACAAATCAATTTTATCATATCTTAATTTATATCACTTACTTCCACTCATTTATCTTGAAAACAAATCAATTTTATCATATATTAATGTATATCACTTGAAACTGTTTATAATTACATGATTTTTATTTTTCACTCATCAAAATATTTTTTACAAAATTATAAATTATTTTTAAGATAAATTGGTACCAGACGACTTACAAGTAAGTCGTCGACGACTTACTTCCAACATCTCAGACGACTTACTGGGGCTATATTCGTAAAAAATGGCTTCTATTTTTTTGTTTGGTCACAAAGGGCTGGACTGTAATTTCACAAGGTTTTTAGGTTAGTTTTGCATTTGATTCAAGTTTGAGTATCTGTTTGGGATTAAAATCAAGTTGTGAGTTAGTTTTGGCAAATTTCCCTTTTAAAATATTGGTTATAGGCCCATAGTTTCAAATCCTATTGACTTTTAGGGTCATCAGCCGTTAGGCCATTCTGAAAAAGACAAAAGGAGTTAGAGCATCTGCATCAGTGAACTCCATGGGGAGTTCATACAGTTTTTCGAAAAAAAAAATATTAAAATAAACAAAAGCAAAGAACCTGCCTCTTGGGAGTTCACTGCACTGAACCCGGATCATCACTGTAGCGCGGACTCCACGACACGTGGCGGCCCGCGATTGATCCGATTAATAAATTTTTTTTTTTTAAAAAAAACAAAAATCAAATAGAAAAGAAATAATAATAAAAAAATACTTTGTGAACCTAATGCTGATCCTCTTAGATTAGTACAAGTAATCCATTGTTCATTTGAAGTTTTGTATTAGTGAAGCATCCGCGTAAAAGCGATGTTCGTACCCAAAACAAATAAATTAATGATGAGTGTTTGATCAAAAAAAAAGTGATGAGTGTTGACATTTTGTTTCAATTATTGAACTCTAGTTCGATGATAACCTAATTAATTATAAGGAAACATAAACAAAAGACAGATCAAATAATCACCGAATGAAACTAAACTCAAAGGTCAAAGTCAACGACCATTTGGATCATAACAAGGTTTTATGTGTTGTTGCATGCACGTCATTTCTGGACCAGCGAAGCCAGTTGCTACACGTACTCTTTGCGTCTTTTTAAAATGATCTAAAATCACTTTTCATATTTATTTTTTTGGTTATCATCATCACTTTTCATATTTTAGCCATGGTAGCACATTATTAACACTTGGATCGTTGAGTTTTAAATCTTTTATAGAACATGAATCAAATTTGACTTCTTAGTGTAGTTTTATTTTGGTTGCAGACAGCTGACTCTTTTTATTTATTTATTTCATAAACTGACCAGCAAAAACCACATCGGTGCTTCTTCATTTTTGATAAAGGGTTCACATCGGTGCTTATTGCTTTCAACAATTTCCATTATAACGAGACATCTCAAAAGTTTTATGTGTTTTTTTTTTGTAAATGTACCATTAAAGAATAATGGAGAAACATCCTCAGGCACTTCGGTTATGTGCGTTGATATGCATCACTTTTTCTTCCCTTTTACATATCGTTGAACCTCAGGACCAAAAAGGTATTACATACACGTTTCTAGTATTTCTGTACTACACTTATGTCGAAAGATTGTTCTCATATACAATCCGAAACATCTTGCTTATATGTGTAATGTGTTACTAGGATTCATCAGCTTGGATTGTGGCTCACCACCTAACGAGCCTCCTTACAGCGACGTTCAAACCGGACTAACATTCTCAACGGACAACGGTTTCGTGGAAACTGGCAAAACCGGAAAAGTCCAAAAGGAGATCGAGTCGGTCTTCCCTAAACCGGTTTGGAATCTCAGGTACTTCCCAGATGGAATCAGAAACTGCTATACCTTGGACGTCACGCAAGGCACAAAATATCTTATCAGAGCTTTATTCGTGTACGGTAATTACGATGGTCTTAACGAATACCCGAGTTTCGACCTCTACCTTGGTCCAAATATTTTAGAAACGATTGATTTGAGTCTATGGGGGACAGGTGGAATGTTCGAGGAGATCATCCACAAACCCATATCTAAGACTCTGCAGGTCTGTTTAGTTAAGACAGGAATAAGTTATCCTATGATTAATACGTTAGAGCTACGACCATTACAGAACAATAGTACTTACAATACTCAGAGCGGCTCTCTGAGGCATTTCCGACGGAATTATTTCAGCACTGCAAGCCGTACCGTAAGGTATCAGTCATCATGCATGCTCTTATGAATAAAATTTAATTAAATATTATACCCTTTTAAACCTATGTTGCATGGAAACTCGGTTGAAGGTCCGTCAATTCGAAAACGTTTCGGAATCGGAATCTCTCGGAAACTCGCGGAAACGCATTGGAAACTCGTTTCTTAAAAGTCTTAGTTTGGAAACTTAGTGGAAACTTGCGTTTCTATTTTGGATACTCGCGTTTCTGTTCTGGAAACGCTAGAAATTTCCAATTGGTTATTACTTGTTGTTATGATTTTTATTTTAGTTAAACTATTTAATATTTGAGTATTGGATTTTTGTTATTTTGAAATTTTTATAGGGCTAGGCAGATAAACCGAACCCGATCCGATAAAAAATGAATCTGAACCCGACATAAATACCGAATGGATCTTGTTTTTTGGTATTTTGGGTTATGGGTATTATCTGAACCCAACCTGGACCTAAATGGATATCCGATAGAACCCGAAATATTTAAAATCACAAAAAGAACTTCTACCAAATATGATCTTAATTCTTAATATGTATCTAAAATATTTTAAGATATTATTGAACTTCTAAAATAATTATCTATTACATGAAGGTTGAGGGTAGAATGTGGCGGTTGAAGCCTAAAGTTTTTAGATTTTGGTTTTGTTTTCATTGAATAATGTTTCTCATTTCATGAGAACTTAGTTTTTGTTTTATGATTTCATTTATCTGGTTTTCTTTCTATCACTAACAATGTTTATCTTTCGCTTGATTTTGAATGATCACGTTTGATGTTTTTTTTAATTTTTGAATCAATTTTACTTATGATTTGGCTATTAAAATATGTACAAATCATGTATTTTAAATCCAAAGAATCGATTTCATTTATGTTTTAGTTACAAAATAGGAACAAATCAGGTATTTTTAAACCGAAGAACCGATTGAGACCCGAACCCGAAAGATACCGGTTCTTTGAAGATTTACTAATCCCAACCCGAACCCGATATAACCCGAACTGGTCCCGAACCGAACTTTTATATACCCGAATGAGGCTGATTTTGATAAATCCGAAAAACCAAAACCCGAATGGATAAGACCGAAACCCGATTGAGACCCCGAATGCCCATGCCTAAATTTTTATATGATTTTGATGTTTAATGACGACTTATTTTATTTTCGTATGATTAAATAGAATGACTATTTGTTTATTTGTATTCTAAGATATACTAAACATAATAAAAATGAATGCAAATATTAATCAGTTACATATGTATATATATATATGTCACTACAAGAAAACATCGGTATTCTGACGGACATTCCGACGGNNNNNNNNNNNNNNNNNNNNNNNNNNNNNNNNNNNNNNNNNNNNNNNNNNNNNNNNNNNNNNNNNNNNNNNNNNNNNNNNNNNNNNNNNNNNNNNNNNNNAAAAGAGGATGAAATCTGACTTGCTCTATCTTGGTGCAGGTTACATATTTTCGAGGTCGAAACCTTTTCAAGGGGGAGGGGATGTTGTGGTCACCAAAATCCATGGTTCAACCAGAGTCTCACCAAACCGTCCAAACCGGCCATCTAGGAGGTACCAGCGACCAAGTTTCAGTCCAAGGCGTATATCTCTACAACCAGAAAGACTTTCAACATGAAACCAATCTTATTGGATTCTACACTCAAGAAGGAGTCCATACCAATTGGAATCGAGCCAAACTATTCACGGAGCAAGAAGTTATGAATTTTACAAGTCAGAGGTTTTCCAGCCCGTCCACTGCTAGTATCCGACTTTAGAAGGCGATTCCAGCCCAAGGAAGGAGCGGCCTGAACCAAATCCCATCATAGGATTCAAGAGGGATCTATCAGGTTTCCAGAAAGCCCAAGATCAGGAGAAATGGCCCCGGAATTATGAAGTTATGATCCAATCTCCAAAACCGGTCAAACCATTTCTACACTTGCC
Coding sequences within:
- the LOC106345020 gene encoding uncharacterized protein LOC106345020, whose product is MFTIGEELAAIRSISYHSDDTKLFKALCDCLTADEYEDLKASKLGVFIKFKELGFEFEHLTGLNCDYTKDLENPRCEVTKEMAAFWENICDDWSRDDRKRLGYFAIYAGYIEGKKFSTATRASLARQVMDLEKIENYPWGRVAFKVLMDSLKAKDLTQIGYTVDGFIQVIQVWAYYAMPELGANYGSHVPDRPSPLLMVYKGGQGRRRCFKSAINRQWTMDCWKVTGTHKVVKMEVSPAKNEVSSVKTEATTVKSESVVKEESSRPRKKARKGWTMDCWKVTGTHKVVKMEVSPAKNEVSSVKTEATTVKSESVVKEESSRPRKKARKGSESVNGAKAGQNEAKEHSVTTEPSSSTELCLVKPADDLPSDEPSVLILDKQVSTASDLLLEEARRQTKKETAMVNLREKSERERKLAPTQQTPFKGNITAKQIIPNKKVGRGYDPFAPYDKKKSKELTEWLEQDP
- the LOC106345021 gene encoding receptor-like protein kinase At3g21340, producing the protein MEKHPQALRLCALICITFSSLLHIVEPQDQKGFISLDCGSPPNEPPYSDVQTGLTFSTDNGFVETGKTGKVQKEIESVFPKPVWNLRYFPDGIRNCYTLDVTQGTKYLIRALFVYGNYDGLNEYPSFDLYLGPNILETIDLIKTGISYPMINTLELRPLQNNSTYNTQSGSLRHFRRNYFSTASRTVRYQSSCMLL